The DNA segment AAACTCAGCGAACAAAAGTTAGAGTTAAATCTATACAATTAATAACAAGAAATGAAGGGACAGAAAGTGAAGACGGTTAAATTTACCCGCTTGATATCGTCGCTAAGTTTGCTGCTGCCCCCTAAACGCTTAACAACAAAAAGGCACCGAAAGGGGCCTTTTTGTGTCGTGATAACTTAATTCTTTTAGAACTAGAACTGGTAACTGACTGAAAGCATCGGACCGATAAAGCTGTAATAGATGTTGTAATCTGCAATCTTGATATCGGCAGCTGTAATCGTTGACGTGTATTCAACGTCGACTTCGTAATAGTTAAATGCTGCTGTCATATGCCAATTTTCACTTATCGCAGCTTCAACACCCATTCTCACATCGACTAATCCGCCTTTTAAATCGTCTAACTTTATATAAAAATACTGAGCATGAGCATTGAATTTAAAGCCAGGATAGAACTCGTAAGCACCGTAAACACCAATATCTGGTAGTGGTGCAGTGAGCTTTTCATCAACAACTTTAGGGATTTCTATGGTATCTGGGCAGCGAGTTTCAGTATCTATCTCACAGATCCCAATATTGCCTTTAAAAGCAGTTTTGATAAACATGGCATGTAAACCAACAGAAACGCCAACGTCGTAGTTATGCCCTTGCCAAATGTCATAGCCATAGCCAATGCGCATAATATCTATGTTGAGTGTACTATCTAGAGCTATGCCCGACTTAATATCGTATGTGGTGTCATCCCAGGTAAACTGAAAAGGTTTTTCAACAGACTGAACCAAAGCGGTACGGTGTAACTGTTTCCAATCTGCGTATAAGGTGTGGCGATCATTAAAATGATGAGAGATTTCAAAGAAAGGCAAAAATTGTGACTCTTCTAGCTTTAAATCGGTTTCGAAATCGAGTTTAAAGGCATTACCTAGAATTGGGTCGTTAACATCTATGGTTGAATCCGTATTCGCATAAAAGCCACCAATCCTGATAACGGTATCGTTATCAGCAAACGTTAAAGGGCTTGCGACCAAAGTGAGCGTGGCAGCGCCGCAAATGATGAAACTTTTAACCATTAAAAGTAACTCCGTCTTTCTTTTTTATTAGTCTAAATTCATAGAGCTTTTATTATTTTGTTTCTAGCATAGCAGGATCTTTCTGGATGTGAATAAAATGTTTCTAAATATGTTCAATTTGTTTGATCAAATGCAGTTTAACTGCAGTTAATCAATACGCAATAGGGTAAAAAGCACGTGCTAGCAGGATTGTTAATTAAGTCAAAGCTAAGGTAAGGCCGCTGTTGAGAGAGGTAGATTGATAAAACTGATAACATTTATGACTTGTAAAAAGCAGTAATCCGACTGCGTCTTTAACTGAGCTGCGCGTGTTTGAATACGCGCTTGGCCACTGACGGTATGTCACGCGGAAGTTAGCGGGTGTGGATGCTACTAAAATATTGCTATTAAACAGGCTTTAATTCAAACGCCTTTAATCAAAGGCGTTAGTTCAAATTTAATTACTCAATCACATCAGCCGATTAGAAGAGTAGGGGCAGCAAGATCAGCGCCCAAGTTAATCCGCAAAAAGCTAAGCTCATGAAGACGGCAGCTGAGGCAATATCTTTTGCTTGGCCACTCAGTGGATGAAACTCATCGCTAATCCTATCTACTACAGCTTCGATCGCAGAGTTAAGCAGCTCAACAATCAATACCATAAATAGTCCCATAATGAGTAGAACACGCTCTACAGTACTCACATCTACTAAAAGTGCTATAGGTAGCATAATAGCAGCCAAGACTAACTCTTGTCTGAACGCCGCCTCGTGTTTCCAGGCCAATTTTAGACCTTGCATTGAAAAGCCTGTGGCTCTAATGACGCGTTTAATTCCGTTATTGTTAGCTGGTTTCATAGTATTCCGTAATAATAATCCATCATGTGCGATAGCGAGTTGATTGCAATATCTTTAGACAGACGATTCAGATTTTGACGAAGTATAACATGTTCAACTTTTGGATTGAGTTTAAAAAGCTGAATCAACTGCTAGCCAACATCAATGGCAAGTACTAGTTGTGCAGACGAATATGGCGTAGAGCAGGAAATAGGGCTAGGCTTACTTCGTGGTGCACAGGATGTGCAAACTAACGTTGAAAAACAGCTGCAAGGAGCAATGGCCATGTTCACGATACGACTCCCTTCTTTAATCGCTAGCCTAATAGTGGCTTGTCTCTTTATTACAAACTATTCCTTTGCGACATCCGCTGAAATCCCGCCAAACAATACTGATAAACCGTCAATCCAGTTAGCCTCTACAACCACGCAGCCAATGGTCAATATCTCGGGCTACTTGGTCAGTGAAAAGCTAGACGGTGTGAGGGGATATTGGGATGGAAAAGCAATGTACAGTCGCTCAGGCAGGTTGATTAATCTGCCGGCTTGGTTTATTGAGGGCTTTCCTGAGTTTCCTTTAGACGGTGAGTTATGGATTGAGCGGGGGACGTTTGAGCAAGTATCGGCAACCGTTAGAAAAACCAAGGCCTCTGACGCTGAATGGGCCAAAGTTCGTTTTTGGGTCTTTGATCTTCCGGATGATCCCAATATATTTGAATTGCGATATTACAGAGCGACAAAAGTACTGCAAGGTGTCAGTCCATTTTTAGCCGTTATTAGGCAATATACATTGAGCAGCAATCAAGCATTAGATAGCCAGTTACAAGGCATTATTGCTGACAACGGTGAAGGTTTGATGTTACACAAGAAAACCGCCTTGTATAAAGCTGGCCGCAGTAAAGACATCGTTAAGCTTAAACCGTTTTATGATGCCGAAGCGGTAGTGGTTGCGCATACTTCAGGTAAAGGAAAGTTTAGCGGTATGTTGGGGGCTTTGGTGGTAAAAAATGAGCAGGGAAAAGTGTTTAACTTAGGTTCTGGTTTCACACAGGAACAAAGGCTGGACCCACCTAAGATAGGTAGCCAAGTGACCTACAAATACTATGGGCTAACTCAAAAAGGTACGCCAAGGTTCGCGAGCTTTTTGCGGGTGAGGCAATCTCAATAACAGATAAGTGAGATAACAGATAAGTGAGATAATAGGGCTTGGCTAAAAAATGATGATTAAAGGGCTTAACGAAGCAAAGCCAATGGCGAGTTACTATAAACAAAAGCTCGGGGCTGTAGCCCCGAGCCTCTAAACTTGACTCTTATCATAACGAGAAACCTAGTTTACTCGATTAATGAAAACTGACTTGTGTTATAAAACCTGCAGTACATCTTCTATTGCTAAGCGAGACTTAGGTAGTGCTGCATTGTAATCTTCTTCAGAATGATGGTAGCCCATGGCTAATGCAACATCACACTGATAACCGCCAAGCTCTTCTTTAAATATTTCACCAATCAACTCACTATCAACACCTTCCATGGTGGTAGAGTCAATTCCAAGACGC comes from the Shewanella halifaxensis HAW-EB4 genome and includes:
- a CDS encoding diacylglycerol kinase, translating into MKPANNNGIKRVIRATGFSMQGLKLAWKHEAAFRQELVLAAIMLPIALLVDVSTVERVLLIMGLFMVLIVELLNSAIEAVVDRISDEFHPLSGQAKDIASAAVFMSLAFCGLTWALILLPLLF
- a CDS encoding DNA ligase — protein: MASTSCADEYGVEQEIGLGLLRGAQDVQTNVEKQLQGAMAMFTIRLPSLIASLIVACLFITNYSFATSAEIPPNNTDKPSIQLASTTTQPMVNISGYLVSEKLDGVRGYWDGKAMYSRSGRLINLPAWFIEGFPEFPLDGELWIERGTFEQVSATVRKTKASDAEWAKVRFWVFDLPDDPNIFELRYYRATKVLQGVSPFLAVIRQYTLSSNQALDSQLQGIIADNGEGLMLHKKTALYKAGRSKDIVKLKPFYDAEAVVVAHTSGKGKFSGMLGALVVKNEQGKVFNLGSGFTQEQRLDPPKIGSQVTYKYYGLTQKGTPRFASFLRVRQSQ